A genomic region of Papaver somniferum cultivar HN1 chromosome 7, ASM357369v1, whole genome shotgun sequence contains the following coding sequences:
- the LOC113296023 gene encoding uncharacterized protein LOC113296023, with amino-acid sequence MKEANTTPLTQRLAKAFIPQKCHVPSFECYDGSSYPAAHLRYYNRILAQWDYDDAILCRYFPSILKGSALSWFDNLPQDSIDSYEQLTEKFLATYMYNKVVNTGMDKLFSLAIKYKETIREYTDIWHKICQAIGNVDPLLSINCYKWGLDRMSPLFVKIHGTIPATEGDLRVIIEKHARRERRDDRRRYDRKFEDQVYTKLNTSYARILREIKGRENLYWPWSKGKQPPRSEKSKEYCEYHCFNGHQTKKCKNLKIMIQKLIDAGDLKQYVHKAGTDDKAKRSKQVQLPEGNRTVNTISCSEATGPSLTAQIGKRLRKQFEDYCELYKIDGVEVDKHEHWMDAPMIFDAEDIEEDMEDRNDPLVLTLPVAGCNIKKILIDGGSSVNILFYDTFKRMELNDEQLMSLYYTIYGSTVQQQSH; translated from the exons atgaaggaagcaaacactaccccatTAACCCAGCGTTTAGCCAAGGCTTTCATTCCCCAGAAATGTCATGTCCCATCCTTCGAGTGTTACGATGGATCCAGCTATCCCGCGGCCCATCTTCGATACTATAATCGAATCTTAGCCCAGTGGGATTACGACGATGCCATACTTTGCAGATATTTCCCTTCAATCCTAAAGGGATCTGCGTTGTCTTGGTTCGACAACTTGCCACAGGACTCCATTGATTCCTATGAACAGCTCACTGAAAAGTTCTTGGCAACTTACATGTATAACAAGgtcgtcaacaccggaatggataaactcttCTCACTAGCAATCAAATATAAGGAGACTATCAGGGAATACACTGAtatatggcacaagatctgtcAAGCCATAGGGAATGTGGATCCGTTACttagcatcaactgctacaagtggggtcTGGACAGGATGAGCCCGCTGTTTGTCAAAATTCATGGTACCATCCCTGCCACCGAGGGAGATCTTCGAGTGATTATAGAAAAACATGCCAG GAGAGAACGTAGAGATGATCGTCGACGTTATGATCGGAAATTCGAAGACCAGGTTTACACAAAATTGAACACCAGCTATGCGCGCATCCTAAGGGAGATCAAGGGTCGGGAAAACCTTTattggccatggtccaaaggAAAGCAGCCTCCGAGGTCGGAGAAGTCAAAAGagtactgtgaatatcactgtttcaacggccaCCAGACCAAGAagtgcaagaatctcaagataatgattcaaaaactgattGATGCAGGAGATCTTAAGCAGTACGTACATAAGGCTGGCACCGATGATAAGGCCAAGCGAAGCAAGCAAGTTCAACTGCCTGAAGGAAACCGAACCGTTAACACCATCTCATGTTCCGAGGCCACAGGGCCATCTCTAACGGCGCAAAtagggaagagattgagaaagcAATTCGAGGACTATTGTGAGCTGTACAAAATCGATGGGGTAGAAGTAGACAAACACGAACATTGGATGGATGCACCTATGATCTTTGACGCTGAGgacatcgaagaagatatggaggatCGCAACGATCCCCTGGTTCTCACGCTGCCAGTAGCGGGATGCAatatcaaaaagatcctcatcgacggaggaagctcagtcaacatTCTGTTCTACGACACATTCAAACGGATGGAGCTTAATGACGAGCAACTGATGTCTTTGTACTATACTATCTACGGTTCAACGGTGCAGCAACAAAGCCACTAG